The following proteins are encoded in a genomic region of Streptomyces cathayae:
- a CDS encoding integrase core domain-containing protein, whose product MGLWQSCGRTGSCFDNAVAEGFWALLKEEIGTRTWPDRAAARAEIFAFIETFYNRCHLRKHRVFGYLNPAETRQHHQYTLAA is encoded by the coding sequence TTGGGCTTGTGGCAAAGCTGCGGCCGCACCGGATCATGCTTCGACAACGCCGTCGCGGAGGGCTTCTGGGCCCTGCTCAAGGAAGAGATCGGCACCCGCACCTGGCCCGACCGGGCCGCCGCCCGCGCCGAGATCTTCGCCTTCATCGAGACGTTCTACAACCGGTGCCACCTGCGCAAGCACAGGGTCTTCGGCTACCTCAACCCGGCTGAGACCAGGCAGCACCACCAGTACACCCTCGCGGCATAG
- a CDS encoding IS5 family transposase (programmed frameshift): MVVGLSQRLVPDELWSLVAPLLPSFTSRPQGGGTAPVDERAVFTAVVYVLTSGCAWRHLPETFGVSPATAHRRFSAWTKDGLWRRLHQAVLDELGARGEVDWTSAIVDAASVRAKKGGSLTGRNPVDRGKKGSKLHVLSDAQGLPLALGVSGANVHDGQALLPLVLGIPAIRSRRGPRRRRPGRLRADKAYHSAERLKWLRERGIIPRIARPGIESGERLGRHRWKIERSISWLFGYRRLTVRYERKGSHFLAFLGLAAALTCYKKLARLTT; this comes from the exons ATGGTTGTTGGTTTGTCGCAGCGGTTGGTTCCTGACGAACTCTGGTCGCTCGTCGCACCGTTGCTGCCTTCGTTTACTTCCCGTCCGCAGGGTGGAGGCACGGCCCCGGTCGATGAGCGGGCGGTGTTCACGGCCGTGGTGTACGTGCTGACCAGCGGCTGTGCCTGGCGCCATCTGCCGGAGACATTCGGTGTCTCGCCGGCCACCGCGCACCGCCGGTTCTCCGCATGGACCAAGGACGGGCTGTGGCGGCGGCTGCACCAAGCCGTCCTCGACGAACTCGGAGCCCGCGGCGAGGTGGACTGGACCTCGGCGATCGTGGACGCTGCCTCCGTCCGCGCGA AAAAAGGGGGATCGCTGACCGGACGCAATCCGGTCGACCGGGGCAAGAAGGGCAGCAAGCTCCACGTCCTGTCCGACGCGCAAGGCCTGCCCCTCGCCCTTGGCGTCTCCGGCGCGAACGTCCACGACGGCCAGGCGCTGCTGCCACTGGTGCTGGGCATACCCGCCATCCGCTCGAGGCGCGGCCCCCGCAGACGCCGCCCCGGCAGGCTCCGCGCCGACAAGGCGTACCACTCCGCCGAGAGGCTGAAGTGGCTGCGCGAGCGGGGCATCATCCCGCGCATCGCCCGGCCCGGCATCGAGTCCGGCGAGCGTCTCGGCCGGCACCGCTGGAAGATCGAACGGTCGATCTCCTGGCTCTTCGGCTACCGCCGTCTGACCGTCCGATACGAACGAAAGGGCAGCCACTTCCTGGCCTTCCTCGGACTCGCGGCGGCCCTGACCTGCTACAAGAAGCTCGCAAGACTCACCACGTGA